In the Kribbella sp. NBC_00482 genome, one interval contains:
- a CDS encoding acyl-CoA dehydrogenase family protein: MSDPVVSADVMSLAGELGAERSKPDWSTFSLAINDDQREIRDWAHTFAADVIRPAAAEWDEREQTPWPIIQEAAKVGIYGLDMNINLFVDPTGLLMPLVHEELFWGDAGIAMSLKGTGLASSAIFSNGTPEQWSQWMGRCYGTQDDVRVAAFCSSEPGAGSDVSAIRTRAVFDERTSEWVINGQKAWATNGGIADIHVVVATVDPSLGTKGQAAFVVPKSEVRGLEQGTKLRKHGLRASHTADVFFDNVRIPAENVLGGKEKLDARIARAAASNGTAGSGSAGRNASMATFEMTRHIVGAQAIGIARAAYEVALDYAKTREQFGRPIIDNQGIAFKLADMAMEIDAARLLVWRAANMSAALMRGETPEYRHGEGSMAKLKAGEVAVKVTEEAIQILGGNGYTREYPVERMHRDAKIYTIFEGTSEIQRLVIARAISGMRIR, encoded by the coding sequence GGCCGGCGAACTCGGCGCCGAGCGCTCGAAGCCGGACTGGAGCACCTTCTCGCTGGCGATCAACGACGACCAGCGCGAGATCCGGGACTGGGCGCACACGTTCGCCGCCGACGTCATCCGGCCCGCCGCGGCCGAATGGGACGAGCGCGAGCAGACGCCCTGGCCGATCATCCAGGAAGCGGCGAAGGTCGGCATCTACGGCCTCGACATGAACATCAACCTGTTCGTCGACCCGACCGGCCTGCTGATGCCGCTCGTCCACGAGGAGTTGTTCTGGGGCGATGCCGGCATCGCGATGTCACTCAAGGGCACCGGCCTCGCGTCGTCCGCGATCTTCTCGAACGGAACGCCTGAGCAGTGGAGCCAGTGGATGGGTCGCTGCTACGGCACGCAGGACGACGTACGCGTGGCCGCGTTCTGCTCGTCCGAGCCCGGTGCGGGGTCTGATGTGTCCGCGATCCGTACGCGCGCGGTCTTCGACGAGCGGACGTCCGAGTGGGTCATCAACGGGCAGAAGGCGTGGGCGACGAACGGCGGTATCGCCGACATCCACGTCGTCGTCGCGACCGTCGACCCGTCGCTCGGCACGAAGGGTCAGGCTGCGTTCGTCGTACCGAAGTCGGAGGTCCGCGGCCTCGAGCAGGGCACGAAACTGCGCAAGCACGGCCTGCGCGCCTCCCACACCGCCGACGTCTTCTTCGACAACGTCCGCATCCCCGCCGAGAACGTCCTGGGCGGCAAAGAAAAACTAGACGCCCGCATCGCCCGGGCTGCCGCCTCTAATGGGACTGCTGGCTCTGGCTCGGCCGGCCGCAACGCCTCGATGGCCACCTTCGAAATGACCCGCCACATCGTCGGCGCCCAAGCCATCGGCATCGCCCGCGCCGCCTACGAGGTAGCCCTCGACTACGCCAAGACCCGCGAACAGTTCGGCCGCCCCATCATCGACAACCAGGGCATCGCCTTCAAACTCGCCGACATGGCCATGGAAATCGACGCCGCCCGCCTCCTGGTCTGGCGTGCCGCCAACATGTCCGCCGCCCTCATGCGCGGCGAAACCCCCGAGTACCGCCACGGCGAAGGCTCCATGGCCAAACTCAAGGCCGGCGAGGTCGCCGTCAAGGTAACCGAAGAAGCCATCCAAATCCTCGGCGGCAACGGCTACACCCGCGAATACCCCGTAGAACGAATGCACCGAGACGCCAAGATCTACACCATCTTCGAAGGCACCTCCGAAATCCAACGTCTGGTGATCGCCCGAGCCATCTCTGGGATGCGCATCCGGTAG